The following are encoded together in the Nocardioides okcheonensis genome:
- a CDS encoding ABC transporter permease, protein MTTIHDPHTAHPLATVATLPASLILAGRILAGWRTNKAAVVIAWVFPIFVTLLFIGLLGGAMELPAGESYVDFVMPGMLAVTMLFGLETTTLATAADAAKGLNDRFRSMPISAAAVPLARCLADMLGSAVGLGVMVLFGLAIGWRPGFGLGGALAAVALLTLLRFSLLWIGLTIGQRSTSVESVAFVQILVWPIAMLSSVFVDPATMPRVLRWVAELNPISATATTLRDLAGTATWSGQALSADVSALLAVAWPGVLMLLFVPAAARAFRYR, encoded by the coding sequence ATGACAACTATCCATGACCCCCACACCGCTCACCCGCTCGCGACCGTCGCCACCTTGCCCGCGTCGCTCATCCTGGCCGGCCGCATCCTGGCGGGATGGAGGACGAACAAGGCCGCAGTCGTGATCGCCTGGGTGTTCCCGATCTTCGTGACATTGCTCTTCATCGGACTCCTCGGGGGAGCGATGGAGCTGCCGGCCGGAGAGTCGTACGTCGACTTCGTGATGCCGGGCATGCTTGCTGTGACGATGCTGTTCGGCCTCGAGACGACCACGCTTGCAACTGCTGCCGACGCCGCCAAGGGATTGAACGACCGGTTCCGTTCGATGCCTATCAGTGCCGCCGCAGTCCCTCTGGCACGTTGTTTGGCCGACATGTTGGGGTCCGCGGTGGGGCTTGGGGTCATGGTGTTGTTCGGTCTCGCGATCGGGTGGCGCCCTGGTTTCGGTCTTGGCGGGGCCCTCGCCGCAGTGGCACTACTCACGTTGCTGCGATTCTCCTTGCTGTGGATAGGCCTGACCATCGGACAGCGCTCAACCTCGGTCGAGTCGGTGGCTTTCGTCCAAATCCTCGTGTGGCCCATCGCCATGTTGTCGAGTGTCTTCGTGGACCCCGCCACGATGCCTCGCGTGCTTCGCTGGGTGGCCGAGCTCAATCCGATCTCAGCTACCGCAACGACTCTGCGCGACTTGGCAGGCACCGCCACGTGGTCCGGCCAAGCACTGTCCGCTGACGTCTCGGCGCTGCTCGCTGTGGCATGGCCGGGCGTTCTCATGCTGCTGTTCGTCCCCGCAGCGGCCCGAGCGTTCCGTTACCGCTGA